The Xylanibacillus composti sequence AGGAGCAATGTGCCAGTCTCTTGACAAATGCGCAATCTGGTTGTAGGATACAATTATATGTTTGTATGATACAACTATAATGACGGAAGTCTGTTCGACTGTCTTGTGCATACTTTGTAGGATGGCCAGAATGAACCGATTTATCCAGAACACCTATGCAGCAAGGCAGGGAGGAAAAAGAAGGTCCTTGATTACAAACAATATCCGTTGTATGTTCCTATATATTTAGGTTACCTACCTAATTGTTTGGACAGCAATAAAAAGAGAAAGAGGGATTGGATATGGAGAGCTTGTCCTATAAACAGAAAGTAACCATTATGATCGCGTTAATGGCTTCCATGTTTTTCGCAGCCATCAACCAGACGCTTGTCAGTACGTCTATGCCGCGAATTGTGGCCATGCTCGGAGGCATGGATTACTATTCATGGGTTATTACGATTTACTTGCTGACTTCAACCGTTGCGACCGTGCTGGTCGGCAAGCTGTCGGATATGTATGGGAGAAAGCCGTTCCTGCTCATTGGGATTATCGTTTTTATGGCGGGCGCATGTTTAACTGGATTTTCCACGAGCATTTTTCAGATGATTGCTTATCGCGGAATCCAGGGTCTGGGCGGCGGTATTTTGATGGCTGCTACGACGATGGCTGTAGGGGACTTGTTCGCGCCTCGCGAGAGGGCCAAGTGGACGGGGCTGATGATGGCCATTTTCGGTTTTTCCAGCGTGGTGGGTCCGACCTTGGGCGGATTTTTGATTGACTATATGCCATGGCAGTGGTTGTTCTGGATTTTCCTTCCCCTCGGTTTTGTCGCTTTCATCATGATTGGACGGATGTTTCCCAAGAAGGTGCAGACCAGCAGGGAATCTATCGATTATGCGGGTGCGGCAGCGTTATCCGTCGCTATTGTAGCTTTGCTGCTGGCTGTTTCTTGGGGCGGTTCGAAGTATGCGTGGGCTTCCATGGAAATCATCGGCCTGTTTGCCATTACCATCGCGAGTGCAGTCGTTCTGGTGCTTATTGAGCGCAAGGCTGCGAATCCGATCCTGCCCCTATCCTTGTTCAAGAATGGCATTGTGAATGTTTCCAACGCCATTGGCTTCTTGATGAATGCGGGCATGATGGGGGCGATGATGTATTTGCCGTTCTTCGTCCAAGGGGTGAAGGGGTACAGTCCGACGCAATCTGGTCTGATTAATATGCCGATGACGATCACGATGATTGTGCTCAGCACTTTGGTTGGACGATGGATGTCCAAAACAGGGAAGTACAAGCGTTATGCGATTATCGGCTTCGGCTTCATGATTCTGGGCATGGTGATGATGGGGTATATGGAAACGATCACGATGGCGGTAGCCAGCATGTGCGTATTTGGCGTTGGCTTGGGCTTGAGCATGCCAGTCTTCACCCTGGTTGTGCAAAATGCGGTGCCGACGGCGCAGCTCGGCGTGGCGACTGCGACGACGACGCTGTTCCGGAATCTTGGCGGTACGATCGGTATTGCGCTGCTGGGCTCAGTGATGAACAGCACGCTTTCCCGCAACCTGGAACAAGCGGCAGCCCAAGCAGATTTGTCGCAGCTTGATACGGCTGCGGCCGAGCAGCTTGCTCCGCTGATGAACCCGCAGATCCTGCTGGATCAGCCGCAGTTGAAGACCATTCAGGCCGCGATGCCGGAACAGCTGCAAACCTTATTCGGGCAGATGCTGGGCATGCTGCGCGCTGTGCTGGCGGATACGCTGTCTACGATCTTTTTCAGCGTGGCAGTGCTGATGCTGATTGGACTTGTACTGGTATTCTGCTTAAGGGAGGTTCCGCTCCGTTCCGGCGAGCAAGAACCGGAAGCGACAACGCAGCCATCGTTAAAGCCAGAGCCGCAGCTCTAATCGATCCTTCTCTGCAAGGATATGTTCGGCATGAGTCTTGGAAACCATACGATTTGCATACGACGAGGAAGCTGCCCGTTCGAGATGATGGGCAGCTTTTTCGCGTTGAACGACGAAAGGTCACACCCGGCCTTGCACGAGCTAGAAAAAAAACGGTTAGCCAGCTGGACTTTAGACGGGGTGCTCAGCCGTTCCGCGGGACCAGTCCAGTTTCCATCCAGCGCCTGTTATGCGCATCCATCTCCTCTTGTAAAGTTGAACCAACTACTACTTTGCAGGAGGATGAACAATATGAGCATAATGAGCAGAGAAGAATTCGGGTATGCGGCAGCGGGTATTGCCAATCGGTTAAAAGAGGAGAGGTGGCTGACGCTTACCGGACTGTTGGGATTTGCGCTTGCAGCATTTTGCGCAGGGTGGATGTTGTTCAAAGGGGGGTATGTCGCTCCGGATGGCGATGTATCCAAGGCCCTTTCCTTCAATGCCGCACTAGGATTGTTTCTGCTGTCGACGGCGCTGCTTGTTCCTTTCGCGGCCATGGGCAAGAAAAGCCGAGTATTCTTCCGCTGGTCCTATATTGTACTGGCGCTATATGCGTACTTCGCAGAGACCGTGCAGCATATGCGGGGCGTCAACCCGCGCTTCGTCAAGGATGGCACGCCCTTCGATTATATAATCGGTGCGCTCTTTGCAATTGACGCGGTGCTGCTGGTCGTGTGTTATATGTTTTTCGCTGCTTATTTTTTCCGCAAAAAAGCTTATGTGAAGCATCCCGAACTTGTCGCAGCTATCCGGTATGCCATGATTGGCGTCATGCTTTCGTTCGCAGCCGGGATATGGATTTCCGTACTGCAGAGCCGGTTCACAGGCAGCGAGGGCAATGTGATCTGGCTGCACGGATTTGGCTTTCATGCTCTACAGGCACTGCCCCTTGCTGCATGGCTCCTCAGACAAAAGTGGAACGCGGGAATCTGGCGGCGCGGGGTCCTGCATATAACGGGTTGCGCGTATATTTTGGGCTTGATTGCGATCGGATGGCAGACTTGGCTTGGGCGCTCGGTGTTCGAATGGGACGTGCTCCCTATCCTGGCATGCGGCTGCTTCTTGCTTGCGTTGGCGCCGGGAGCGCTGTTGTTCCGCCAAACCACGTCAGCTGCGGCACGGCGCATGGGTATAGATCAGGCCAGCTGAAGTTGAAAAATGGAGCCACTCATGCATTGACATACCCCTTGGGGGTATACTATGATTAGAGTATTCCAAATACGCCAGGGGGGTATTTGGGAGTGCGGTTATGCTGCTTCATATTCAGAAGTCAACCGCCCTCTGTTGCCGCTTGAATGAATGGTGGCAGGCGAGCTCTTTTTTTGCAATCATGTATACCTATTAGGGGTATTAGGGAGTGGATAAAGTATGGAAACCAAACAAGCAACGATGCGCATTACAGGCATGACCTGCGCCGCTTGTGCGAACCGAATCGAAAAAGGCTTGAAGCGCATGGACGGGGTGGAAGAAGCGAATGTGAACTTTGCGCTGGAGAGAGCCACGGTTACGTTCCACCCCGAACAGGTGGATGCGGCAGCCTTGGAGCAGCAGATTGAGCGGCTGGGATACGGCACGGTCAAGGAAAGTGTCGAGCTGCAAATTACGGGCATGACGTGCGCGGCTTGCGCCAATCGTATTGAGAAGGGCTTGAACAAGCTGCCGGGCGTCAGCCGGGCAACGGTCAATTTCGCACTGGAAACCGCTCATGTGGAATACGCCAGTCCCGAGCTGTCAGTCCAGGACATTCAGAAGAAAGTGGAGCAGCTGGGCTATCAAGCCTCGCTCAAGGAAGACGCACAAAGCGAAGACAACCCGAGGGAGCGGGAAATTCGCGCACAAAAGGTGAAGTTTGTCGTCTCCGCCATTCTGTCCTTTCCCTTGCTCTGGGCGATGGTCGATCATTTTGCCTGGACTTCGTTCATCTGGTCGCCGGACGTGTTCATGAATCCCTGGTTTCAGCTGGCTCTGGCTACGCCAGTGCAGTTCTGGATAGGCAAGCAGTTCTATGTCGGCGCGTACAAAGCGCTGCGCAATCGCAGTGCGAATATGGATGTGCTGGTCGCGCTGGGCACCTCGGCCGCTTACTTCTACAGCATTTACTTGACCATACAATGGCTGGAAAGCCCCGGTCATCACGCGCCGGAGATGTACTACGAGACTAGCGCCATTCTTATTACGCTCATCATCCTGGGCAAGCTGTTTGAAGCATTGGCGAAGGGCCGTACTTCGGAAGCGATCAAAACCTTGATGGGTCTGCAAGCGAAGACCGCTTCGATTGTTCGGAACGGGCAAGAGCAGGTTGTGCCCGTGGAAGAGGTAGCAGTAGGGGATAGGGTACTTGTGAAGCCGGGAGAAAAGGTTCCAGTGGATGGTACGGTAGTGGAGGGTCAGTCCTCCGTTGACGAATCCATGCTGACAGGGGAAAGCATTCCGGTCGAGAAGAAAGCGGGAGATGCCGTCATCGGCGCAACACTGAACAAGAACGGCTCTCTCACTATTGAGGCGACCAAGGTAGGGAAAGAAACCGCATTGGCCCAAATCATCAAAGTGGTGGAAGAGGCCCAGGGCTCCAAGGCGCCTATTCAGCGGGTAGCTGACCGCATTTCCGGCGTCTTCGTGCCGATTGTAGTCGGCATTGCCCTGGTCACATTCCTGATTTGGTTCTTTGTCGCCGATCCCGGCCATTTCGCCGGGGCATTGGAGAAAGCGATAGCCGTGCTGGTGATTGCGTGCCCTTGTGCCCTGGGCTTGGCTACGCCTACCTCCATTATGGCGGGCTCAGGCCGGGCGGCCGAAGCAGGAATTTTGTTCCGGGGAGGAGAACACCTGGAATCGACCCATCAGATTGAAGCGGTCATTCTGGATAAGACCGGTACGGTAACGAAGGGGCAGCCGGAGCTGACAGATGTGCGGACGGAGATGAATGAAATCGAGTTTCTGCAGTGGGTAGGCGCTGCGGAGAAGCTTTCCGAGCATCCGTTGGCTGAGGCGATTGTGAAGGGCATTCAAGCCAAGGGCATTGACCTCCCGGCAGCGGAGCAGTTCGAGGCGATTCCCGGATTCGGCATTCGTGCGGTTGTGCAAGGCAAGCCTGTGCTCATTGGCACCCGGAGGCTGCTGCAGCAGGAGAATATCTCGTTCGAGCAGGCCGCAGCGGATATGGAAGCGATGGAGTTGAGCGGCAAGACTGCTATGCTGGCAGCGATTGACGGACAATATGCGGGACTGGTCGCCGTAGCGGATACGATCAAGGAAACTTCGAAAGAGGCCATTGCGCGCTTGCAACAAATGGGGATTCAGGTGATCATGATAACAGGGGATAATCAGCGGACAGCCGAATCGATTGCCAAGCAGGTAGGCATTGATCGGGTGCTGGCGGAAGTACTCCCTGAGGGCAAGGCGGAGGAAGTGAAGAAGCTGCAAGCGCAAGGTCTGAAGGTGGCCATGGTCGGAGACGGCATCAATGATGCGCCGGCGCTGGCTACGGCCGATATCGGCATGGCCATTGGCACTGGAACGGATGTAGCCATGGAGGCGGCCGATGTGACGCTCATGCGCGGCGATTTGAACAGCATACCGGATGCGATCAGGATGAGCCGCAAGACGATGACCAATATTAAGCAGAATTTGTTCTGGGCGCTTGCGTATAATTCGCTCGGCATTCCCGTAGCTGCTGTTGGCTTGCTGGCGCCGTGGCTGGCCGGAGCGGCAATGGCATTGAGCTCGGTATCGGTGGTGCTGAACGCGCTGCGCCTGCAGCGGATGCGCTTGTCTTGATGAAAGGCGAGGGGCTTGCTTGCGGCGGATTGTCGATTGCGTTGCGCATGTATAAGACAGCACTGGAGGCACAACCTAAACCAGGCTGCATGGCGCGAGAAAGGAGAAACGATGAGCGAAGAAACAACGAAAATCCGAACAGGGTGGCAATGGGACAACAGCTATGCGCGGTTGCCGGATTTTTTCTACAGTCGCCTGAATCCGACGGAGGTGCGCGAGCCGGGATTGGTCAAGCTTAATGAATCGCTGGCGCTCTCCCTGGGCCTGAATGTCGACGCGCTGCGGAGCCAGGAAGGCGCGGCGATATTGGCCGGCAATCGCATCCCCGAAGGAGCCGAGCCGCTGGCTCAAGCCTACGCCGGGCATCAGTTCGGCCACTTCACCATACTGGGCGACGGGCGGGCGCTGCTGCTTGGCGAGCAGGTGACGCCAAGCGGAGAACGGATGGACATCCAGCTGAAGGGCTCGGGAAGAACGCCTTATTCCCGGGGAGGGGACGGCCGCGCGGCGCTGGGTCCGATGCTGCGCGAATATATCATCAGCGAGGCGATGCATGCGCTGGGCATTCCCACAACACGCAGCTTGGCGGTTGTGAGCACAGGCGAGCCTGTCATCCGCGAAACGGCTTTGCCGGGAGCCGTATTGACTCGTGTGGCGAGCAGCCATCTGCGTGTCGGCACCTTCCAATATGCCGCAGCCAGGGGAGCGGTCGAGGATGTGCGGATCCTGGCCGACTATACGCTGCAAAGGCATTTCCCCGAAGCGGCCAAGGACGACAATCGCTACCTGTTGCTGCTGCGGGAAGTGATCGAGCGCCAGGCTAAGCTGATCGCCCAGTGGCAGCTGGTAGGCTTTATCCATGGGGTGATGAATACGGACAATATGGCGCTCGGCGGCGAGACGATCGATTATGGTCCATGCGCATTCATGGATACGTATGATCCGGCTACCGTATTCAGCTCGATTGATAGACATGGGCGTTATGCCTACGGCAATCAGCCGGCAATAGGGGCATGGAACCTGGCCCGATTCGCTGAGACCTTGCTGCCGCTGCTGCATGATGACGAAGCCGAGGCGGTCAAGCTGGCGGAGAAGGAAATCGCCCATTTCTCAGAGCTGTTTCAAACCAATTGGCTGAACGGCATGCGAGCCAAGCTCGGAATCTGGAACGAGGAGCCGGAGGATGAGGCGCTGGTCGAAGCGTTCCTTGGCCTGATGCAGACGTATCAAGCAGATTACACGAATACCTTCCGTGCGTTGACGATAGATCAGCTGACAGGCAGCCTGCTATTCGAAACGCCGGAATTTGCAGAGTGGCACAAGCAGTGGCAAGAGCGGAGAACGAGGCAGCCGGAAGCGGAGGAAGCCTCGCGCCAGCTGATGCGGGACAGCAATCCGGCATATATTCCACGCAATCATCGCGTAGAGGAAGCGCTCGCGGCGGCAGTGGACGAAGGCGACTACAGCGTCATGGATCGCCTGCTTGCCGTACTGGCCAAGCCGTACGAGTATGGCTGTGAGCACGATGACACCTACACCCAGCCATCGCGATCCACCCAGCCCTATCGCACATTCTGCGGCACGTGATGACCATACTGCCTGCGCCCCAAAAAAACAGCGAACCTCTCTGATCTGACCCTAAGGGATTGCCCTTGGGGTTATACCAGAGAACGGTTCGCTTTTGGTCGTATCCCGCCGGCTTCCGGCCGGATTTGCGCCGCCCCGTCGGCTGTTGCCAAGGCGATAGCCGTTTGATACAGTGAGTTTAGATAATAGCAGACATAGTGAAATCCCGCTCTGGCAGATATGGGTCGTATGCATAGCGCTGCGGCTGGTACGAGGCAGTTGGGTAGGGGGGAGATACGATGGCCGAGAAACCTATTGACTACATTCAGCTTCAAGATGGCGCGCAGCTCGAATATGGTGTGGAAGGAGCCGGGACGCCTGTTCTCATTCTGCATGGCGGGCATTCCAGCTGCCGCGAGTTCTTAGGGTACGAAGAGCTTGTCGCGCAGGGATACAGGCTGATTACGCCTTCCAGAGCAGGCTACGGACGCACGTCCCCTGCAATCGGGTCAAGTCTGGCAACCGCCTGCGAAGCCTACATTGCCCTGTTGGACCACTTGAACATGGACAAGGTGCATGTTGTGGCTATATCCGCCGGGGGACCGAGCGGCCTTTATTTGGCCGCGCATTTCCCGGAGCGGATCAGGAGCCTTGTCTTGCAATCGGCGGTAACCAAGCAATGGCTCACGCCCGGGGGAGTACAAAGCAGCCAAGATCATCTTCCGTCCAGGGGTGGAGAAGTACACGTGGAAGGCGATGGGGGCCTTGTGCAGCCTTTTCCCTGCCTTCCTGATGAGAATGATGGCACCATCCTTCAGCAAGCTGCCCTACTCGGAAGTACAGACCTATTTGAACCCGGGAGATGTGCAAACGTTCAAGCAGATGATCTGCCAACAACGGTCCGGTCATGGTTTTATGATCGATCTGGAGCAGACGGGGAAGCCGGATGTCGATTTGCGCGTCATTTCGTGCCCGACCCTCGTCATGCACAGCCAACACGACAGCTCGGTCCCGATCGAGCATGCCCATTATGCGCACGAGCAGATTAACGGCTCTCAGCTTTGCATCCTTGACACGTGGGGGCACCTGATCTGGCTGGGAAAAGGTTCCGAACAAGTTCACGAGAAGCTGTTTGCTTTTTTGGGGAACGGCAAGGGGATGTGAGGGCAGGGCCAGCCGGGGAAAAGGAGACGGGCTGTTAACAAAGAGACGCTGGCTTTGTATAATGAGAGAGAGCTGTGCTGTTCATCATTTCATAGAGAGGAATGCGGTTGACCAATATGGAGCATAGAGAGAACAACAACCATGCTGTGCAGGAGCCTGATTCCTTGCGGGCCAGAATCCGGCAGTGGGTAGAAGACAAACGTTTTCAAACCTTTATTATCGGACTTATATTATTTAATGGTGTCATCATCGTAGCCGAAACGTATTTCGTCGGCAATCGCTCCCTGCAAATGATTGATCGAATTATCGTATGGGTCTTTGTCCTGGAGCTCGTCTTGAAGCTGGCGGGATTTGGCTACAAGCGGTACTTTCGGGACGGGTGGAATATATTTGACTTTCTCATCGTAGTAGGAAGCTTGGCCTTCTACAGCACGCCTTTTGTGAGCATGATGCGTTTGCTCCGGGTGCTGCGTCTGCTCAGAATGATCCCGGCCATTCCGGCTTTGCGGAAGATCGTCGACGCCTTGATGAAAGCCGTACCTGCCTTGACAGGCGTTCTCGGCATGACGATGTTGATCTTCACGATTTATGCGATCATCGGAACGACCTATTTCAGTGAAGTCCTGCCCGCCGAGTTCTTCGGCAGCTTTCATGCTTCGCTGTTTACCTTGATGCAGGTCGTGACATTTGAATCCTGGGCGAGTCAGGTGGCTCGGCCTGTCATTCACGAGATTCCTTGGGCATGGCTCTATTTTGTCTCCTTTATTATTATCGGTGCGCTTGTCATCTTGAATCTGGTGGTGGCTGTTATTCTCAGCTACTTGGGACAGGAAGAGGAGGACCTTCATAGCCAGCAGATGGAGCGCTTGTTCAAGGAGAATGAGGAATTGAAGCAGGAGATGCAGGAAATGAAGCAGCTGCTGCTGGACCAGCTGAAGCGGAACGGGTGATCTTATCCGGCCTGACATTATGAACGTGCCGCCTGGAATGGATAGATTCCGGGGCCAGGGCGCAACGCAAAAAGATGGGGCGTTTTGTCTCCATCTTTTTTTTTCATGCCCGAGTATCCGCGTGCCAGCATATAGGGCAGGGCATGAGGCTTTTTTAAATTAGGCGGATGATAGGGGGCAGATGACCGGCCGGGCACATACACTGTATGGTGTAAAAACAAGAAATTGGAGGAATCGCTTGATGAACTACGTCATTCAGCCCGGTGACAACTTATGGTCGATTGCCCAGCGTTTCGGCACCACTGTGCAGGCTATCATGCAGGCCAATCGCATCTCCGATCCAAGCCAAATCTATGCAGGACTCACAATTTTTATCCCGATTCCAGGACCGGGTCCAGGCCCTGTTTTTCCGCCGTTTCCGCCCGGGGGCGGCGTCGGGGATGTGCAGCGCAGGCTGACACAATTGGAGAGAGCAGTGCAGCAGCTGGACCGCCGCGTCGATCGATTGGAGCGCATCACCGGCCAGCGGTAACGGCTGCATGCTGCGGCTGATGCCCCGAATCGCCAGCCCGCAGCTATGGGCCACGACTGATCCGGCCGCTGGGGGGCCCCCAGCATTCGTCGCTGCTCTGCGCGGGAGTGCCCGTGCCCGTGGTTTGTCCCTGCCGTGAACCAACGGCGAAAGCCGTCTCGTCCCGTGGTCTGCTCCTGCCGCAACGCCAGCGGCGACAGTCTGTCTCTGCGCGAGAGTGTCCGTGCCCGCCGGGCTCAATCTCTGCCGTGAACCAACGGCGAAAGCCGTCTCGTCCCGTGGTCTGCTCCTGCCGCAACACCAGTGGCGACAGTCTGTCTCTGCGCGGAAGTGTCCGTGCCCGCCGGGCTCAATCTCTGCCGTGAACCAACGGCGAAAGCCGTCTCGTCCCGTGGTCTGCTCCTGCCGCAACACCAGCGGCGACAGTCTGTCTCTGCGCGAGAGTGTCCGTGCCCGCCGGGCTCAATCTCTGCCAGGTGACACATTCCCGTCTGGGACTGCTTTGCTTTTGCCGATGTCAGCTGTATAGGGGAAAAAACAGGCCTTATCGCTGTTGAAGTTAAGTTCGAGACGCGAATTGCGGAAAAAACTGGCCTTATTTCCACGATATTGGCTTAGGAGCGCAAGCGGGCGCGTCAATACGACCCTTTATTTCCGCTATTTCAGTGGCCCTCTTCGACGAATGTGAAATAGGAACAGCATTTCCCGCTATTGTGCACGAGGCAGCAGCCTGAGGCCTGAGGCACGAGTCAGATGCACACGGCGCGAGAGAGTTGCGCGAGATACGATGCAGCGACAAAGGCACGAGTCAGATGCACATGACACGAGTCAGTTTCACATGACACGAGTCAGTTGTCCGCCCGGTGTCTGCTTATGCCTCGGCACGCAGCACTAGGCACCATGCCTCCCTGGCGCGAGGCAGCTCTGCCGGCATAACAAAGCCCCGGAGCGGATGGCCCCGGGGCTGGCAAGAGGATTAGAGCGATTCTTTCACGATTTTGCGGTAATGCAAGACCGACAGCATGCCGAATACCGAGTAGAGCGCGGTGTAAATGACCATGACGACGAGCATCGGTGTCCAAAGCTCGGTTCCGAACAGGAACCAGCCAGACTGCACGGCGAAGTAGCTGTGCAGCAGTCCCACAATAAGGGGAATGCCAAAGTTGAACAGCTGCTTGACGCGAATGCCGCGGAGCAGGTCTGCAGGCGTAAAGCCGAGCTTCCTCAAGATGGTATAGCTCCATCGCTCTTCCTCGCCTTCATCCATTTGCTTGAAGTAAAGGATGCAGCCAGATGTAATCAGGAAGGCCAGGCCAAGAAAGCCGACAATGAACATGACAAGACCCATGTTCAGCTTCTGCGAAGCGCTGATGTCCAGTCGGGACATGCCGAGGTTTTGCTGCTGTCCGGTCATCTCCCCGAACAAGGCGTTGGCCTGCGGCAAGGCGGAAGCATCCGCTATGTCGATGCCTGCATGAACCGAATAGCGATACTGGATGTCCGGGTTGATATCTTGCCGCAGCTGCGCAAATACCGCTTCATCCACAATCAAGACGGGAAGTCCGCTCGTAAAGTACGAGGAGACAGGGAACTCCTCTCGTATGCCGACATAGTGCAGAGGAGTTGTCTGCTGCAAGCCAATCAGCTCAAGAGGGCCAGAAGAGCGCAGCGCCATAACCGTTTGGATCAGGTCATTGAAGCCGCTGAGCATCGCCTCGCCAGGTGCTATATCCACGCCATCCAGCCCTTCATCGCTAATGACGGGGAACACACTACGGGTCGGGTCTACATTCAGGTTCACAGACGATGTCACCAGCGATTCAATATTGACCTCCACTTGCAGCACCTCGTGCACATGTTCGCGATAAGCAATACCATGCGCATGCAGAGCCTCTGCAAAGGCGGCGGCCTCATCCTGATCGATGAAGGAGAAGTCTGCCGCTACATAATCGGCCGCAGATTGTTCTGCGGAATAATAGGAAATGTAGCTCAAGGACAACAGGCCGATCGCCAGAGCGGAAACGGTCGTGATAATCGTTAACAGCAGCGCATTCGATCTCATGCGGAACATCAGCGAAGAGA is a genomic window containing:
- a CDS encoding MFS transporter, with translation MESLSYKQKVTIMIALMASMFFAAINQTLVSTSMPRIVAMLGGMDYYSWVITIYLLTSTVATVLVGKLSDMYGRKPFLLIGIIVFMAGACLTGFSTSIFQMIAYRGIQGLGGGILMAATTMAVGDLFAPRERAKWTGLMMAIFGFSSVVGPTLGGFLIDYMPWQWLFWIFLPLGFVAFIMIGRMFPKKVQTSRESIDYAGAAALSVAIVALLLAVSWGGSKYAWASMEIIGLFAITIASAVVLVLIERKAANPILPLSLFKNGIVNVSNAIGFLMNAGMMGAMMYLPFFVQGVKGYSPTQSGLINMPMTITMIVLSTLVGRWMSKTGKYKRYAIIGFGFMILGMVMMGYMETITMAVASMCVFGVGLGLSMPVFTLVVQNAVPTAQLGVATATTTLFRNLGGTIGIALLGSVMNSTLSRNLEQAAAQADLSQLDTAAAEQLAPLMNPQILLDQPQLKTIQAAMPEQLQTLFGQMLGMLRAVLADTLSTIFFSVAVLMLIGLVLVFCLREVPLRSGEQEPEATTQPSLKPEPQL
- a CDS encoding heavy metal translocating P-type ATPase; translation: METKQATMRITGMTCAACANRIEKGLKRMDGVEEANVNFALERATVTFHPEQVDAAALEQQIERLGYGTVKESVELQITGMTCAACANRIEKGLNKLPGVSRATVNFALETAHVEYASPELSVQDIQKKVEQLGYQASLKEDAQSEDNPREREIRAQKVKFVVSAILSFPLLWAMVDHFAWTSFIWSPDVFMNPWFQLALATPVQFWIGKQFYVGAYKALRNRSANMDVLVALGTSAAYFYSIYLTIQWLESPGHHAPEMYYETSAILITLIILGKLFEALAKGRTSEAIKTLMGLQAKTASIVRNGQEQVVPVEEVAVGDRVLVKPGEKVPVDGTVVEGQSSVDESMLTGESIPVEKKAGDAVIGATLNKNGSLTIEATKVGKETALAQIIKVVEEAQGSKAPIQRVADRISGVFVPIVVGIALVTFLIWFFVADPGHFAGALEKAIAVLVIACPCALGLATPTSIMAGSGRAAEAGILFRGGEHLESTHQIEAVILDKTGTVTKGQPELTDVRTEMNEIEFLQWVGAAEKLSEHPLAEAIVKGIQAKGIDLPAAEQFEAIPGFGIRAVVQGKPVLIGTRRLLQQENISFEQAAADMEAMELSGKTAMLAAIDGQYAGLVAVADTIKETSKEAIARLQQMGIQVIMITGDNQRTAESIAKQVGIDRVLAEVLPEGKAEEVKKLQAQGLKVAMVGDGINDAPALATADIGMAIGTGTDVAMEAADVTLMRGDLNSIPDAIRMSRKTMTNIKQNLFWALAYNSLGIPVAAVGLLAPWLAGAAMALSSVSVVLNALRLQRMRLS
- a CDS encoding protein adenylyltransferase SelO, whose amino-acid sequence is MSEETTKIRTGWQWDNSYARLPDFFYSRLNPTEVREPGLVKLNESLALSLGLNVDALRSQEGAAILAGNRIPEGAEPLAQAYAGHQFGHFTILGDGRALLLGEQVTPSGERMDIQLKGSGRTPYSRGGDGRAALGPMLREYIISEAMHALGIPTTRSLAVVSTGEPVIRETALPGAVLTRVASSHLRVGTFQYAAARGAVEDVRILADYTLQRHFPEAAKDDNRYLLLLREVIERQAKLIAQWQLVGFIHGVMNTDNMALGGETIDYGPCAFMDTYDPATVFSSIDRHGRYAYGNQPAIGAWNLARFAETLLPLLHDDEAEAVKLAEKEIAHFSELFQTNWLNGMRAKLGIWNEEPEDEALVEAFLGLMQTYQADYTNTFRALTIDQLTGSLLFETPEFAEWHKQWQERRTRQPEAEEASRQLMRDSNPAYIPRNHRVEEALAAAVDEGDYSVMDRLLAVLAKPYEYGCEHDDTYTQPSRSTQPYRTFCGT
- a CDS encoding ion transporter — protein: MEHRENNNHAVQEPDSLRARIRQWVEDKRFQTFIIGLILFNGVIIVAETYFVGNRSLQMIDRIIVWVFVLELVLKLAGFGYKRYFRDGWNIFDFLIVVGSLAFYSTPFVSMMRLLRVLRLLRMIPAIPALRKIVDALMKAVPALTGVLGMTMLIFTIYAIIGTTYFSEVLPAEFFGSFHASLFTLMQVVTFESWASQVARPVIHEIPWAWLYFVSFIIIGALVILNLVVAVILSYLGQEEEDLHSQQMERLFKENEELKQEMQEMKQLLLDQLKRNG
- a CDS encoding LysM peptidoglycan-binding domain-containing protein, giving the protein MNYVIQPGDNLWSIAQRFGTTVQAIMQANRISDPSQIYAGLTIFIPIPGPGPGPVFPPFPPGGGVGDVQRRLTQLERAVQQLDRRVDRLERITGQR
- a CDS encoding FtsX-like permease family protein, producing the protein MSISQLIWRNLKTNLKNDYLYVFALIFSVALYFAFVTLQYDPAMDEAKGSIKGAAAIRAASILLVAIVAVFLVYANKIFIKRRSKEIGLFQFIGMTKGMVFRIVSAESFLLYFGSLLAGSFLGFSVSRLIMMILFKITGVEEVATLQFSKQAFQQTIAVFAAIYLVIMLLNWLFLKKQTILALFQVVSSTEDKVRKMSIGEVLVGILGLAFILSGYFVSAQLFSGAFSSIEALFLAMVAILALVIAGTYLFYKGSVRFLLNVLRRSKKGHLNLSDVVSLSSLMFRMRSNALLLTIITTVSALAIGLLSLSYISYYSAEQSAADYVAADFSFIDQDEAAAFAEALHAHGIAYREHVHEVLQVEVNIESLVTSSVNLNVDPTRSVFPVISDEGLDGVDIAPGEAMLSGFNDLIQTVMALRSSGPLELIGLQQTTPLHYVGIREEFPVSSYFTSGLPVLIVDEAVFAQLRQDINPDIQYRYSVHAGIDIADASALPQANALFGEMTGQQQNLGMSRLDISASQKLNMGLVMFIVGFLGLAFLITSGCILYFKQMDEGEEERWSYTILRKLGFTPADLLRGIRVKQLFNFGIPLIVGLLHSYFAVQSGWFLFGTELWTPMLVVMVIYTALYSVFGMLSVLHYRKIVKESL